The following nucleotide sequence is from Streptomyces brevispora.
TGCAATCTGCTGGTGGACCTGGTGTACGCCGCCATCGACCCCAGAGTGAGGTACTCGTGACCGAGGTTTCCAAGGCACAGACCGCGACGGCCGGCGAGCCCGCCGCCGCGCGGGCCGGCGACGACGCCTTCCTCTCCGTACGGGACCTGCGCATCCACTTCAAGACGGACGACGGCCTGGTCAAGTCGGTCGACGGCGTCAGCTTCGACGTGAAGCCCGGACAGACCCTCGGCATCGTGGGCGAGTCCGGCTCCGGGAAGTCCGTCACCTCCCTCGGCGTGATGGGCCTGCACCGCACGGCACCCAACGCCTCCATCTCCGGCGAGGTCTGGCTGGACGGCGAGGAGCTGATCGGCGCGTCCGACGACCGGGTGCGCGAGCTGCGCGGCCGCAAGATGGCCATGATCTTCCAGGACCCGCTCTCCGCGATGCACCCGTACTTCACGGTCGGCGGACAGATCGTGGAGGCGTACCGGGTCCACAACAAGGTCAGCAAGAAGATCGCCCGCACCCGCGCCATCGAGATGCTCGACCGGGTCGGCATCCCCGAGCCGCACAAGCGGGTCGACTCCCACCCGCACGAGTTCTCCGGCGGCATGCGCCAGCGCGCCATGATCGCGATGGCCCTCGTCAACAACCCGGAACTGCTCATCGCGGACGAGCCGACCACCGCCCTGGACGTCACCGTCCAGGCGCAGATCCTGGACCTGATCCGGGACCTGCAGAAGGAGTTCGGCTCCGCCGTCATCATGATCACCCACGACCTCGGGGTCGTCGCGGAGATGGCCGACGAGCTCCTGGTGATGTACGGCGGCCGGTGCATCGAGCGCGGCACGGCGGAGAAGGTCTTCTACGAGGCCCAGCACCCGTACACCTGGGGTCTGCTCACCTCGATGCCGCGCATCGACCGTGAGGAGACCGAGCGGCTGATCCCCGTCAAGGGCCAGCCGCCGTCGCTGATCAACGTCCCGAGCGGCTGCGCGTTCAACCCGCGCTGCCCGTACGCGGACATCCCCAAGGACGACCTCACCCGCACGACGCGTCCCGAGCTGAAGCAGGCCGGTGACGGGCACTTCTCCGCCTGCCACATGGCACCGGAGGAGCGGGCCCGGATCTGGACCGAAGAGATTGCGCCGAAGCTGTGAGCGGGGCGAGTGATGTGAGCGACGTGAGTGACGTGAGCGAGAAGAAGAATCCCCCGGTGCTGGAGAAGGACGTGACGATCCCGGAGCAGGCCGCCTCCTCGCCCGAGCCGTTGCTCAGGGTCGAGGGCCTGGTCAAGCACTTCCCGATCCGCAAGGGAGTGTTCGGCCGGCAGAG
It contains:
- a CDS encoding ABC transporter ATP-binding protein; translated protein: MTEVSKAQTATAGEPAAARAGDDAFLSVRDLRIHFKTDDGLVKSVDGVSFDVKPGQTLGIVGESGSGKSVTSLGVMGLHRTAPNASISGEVWLDGEELIGASDDRVRELRGRKMAMIFQDPLSAMHPYFTVGGQIVEAYRVHNKVSKKIARTRAIEMLDRVGIPEPHKRVDSHPHEFSGGMRQRAMIAMALVNNPELLIADEPTTALDVTVQAQILDLIRDLQKEFGSAVIMITHDLGVVAEMADELLVMYGGRCIERGTAEKVFYEAQHPYTWGLLTSMPRIDREETERLIPVKGQPPSLINVPSGCAFNPRCPYADIPKDDLTRTTRPELKQAGDGHFSACHMAPEERARIWTEEIAPKL